CAGATGCTTCTACAGAGGAAAGGCTGAGGAAGCCAAGCATCCCTTTCTCGTCGAATTACAGATCCTGATAAGAACGGATACTTCGATTACATCACATGGTGAGGCAGTCGCTCTCAGGGATTTATCTATTTTAAGATTTCTTACTGAGTTTTATTTGAGCGCAAAGAAGCGTCAAGCCATGCAAGCCAAGAGATTGATGCAGCATATCGGATGTTTGGCGAGGGGAGAAGGCAACCATACAAGAGGAAGGAAAGGGTTTGCAAGAATGAAAACATTTTAATGACCCCAAAAAAGAACCATTGGTGTCAGAGACAGGTTAAGTGTTTAACCTTTCCTCAAGAAATTGACAGAGATTTTAGTCACACTTTTGTGCCTAAAGGAATCATGATTTCAGTCTCCTATTCCACAATTCTGCTTACCCAAGAAAAGCATATAAAAgagaattaaatacattttatgggATGCTGCTGCAACACCAATGACAGAACACAATGAATTAAAGATGTTTACTGCAATGATAAAGACATGTTCTCCTTCTAAACCTACCCGGTCACTATTTAGACTTACTGTATGAGCTTGGCCCACTTGGGTCCTCCTTTGGCATGTAGTCACTCCAGTTCTAATGGCTCTTATATCTCCTGAATCCAGACCAGTTGGATAAGAATGGACAGACAATGTTAAACAGATTAATGGCCCAGTGGATCTTGCTGAGGGCCTGGCTAGCCTCTACCCAGCCACTGTGAGTTTTACAACTGCACAGGGATGGCACATATCAGACACCAAGAAAATCTCACTACTTCTTAATGGTCTCTTCTAAGTGTGCTAGTCTGCTGTAGGAATACTTGAAGTTATGTCAGGACATAAAAACTTACATTGCAAACCTATGGTGTAGCAGTAGATTATGGATTTGAAGTGGAAAGCAACACTAAGGCATGTCTTTACTCATATCTACAGTATGAACTGTCTTAAAGCACTGTTTAATTAACAAGTTACAGTCAATGTAATCCTTAATTCATTATAACAGGGTAATTCATGTTTAAGTTTAACAAAAGTCTGAATCTCCATTGAACAATTACTTCAACCACTTTCTGGCTGAGTTCTGTTCCTGTATCCATTTTGAATAAAAGGGTATTTGAGGGAACTGAGACACATTTCGGAAACAAGTTGAGTTTAGAGAGCTTTGGGGTTGAATTTTCAAAAACAGAATTTCAATTACAGAATGTAAAGGCAGCCATTTAAAGGTCCACTGCAGAAATCGCTCtgacatttcctggttgctaaaattgaaatagttcgcctaatttcagtttatgcaacaaaacaaacaagtatagtgtagagaatcatcaTACCATCTTAaccactgtaaaatatattttcaataacccaaaatattgtattttcaggtgtttgaagatggtgtacaaaaccaaaagtaaaagatgcaaaaactaaacttacaaacgggaagcatagaaatagcacacatagaacaggtctacagcttcttagacttAATTTCAATGGGAATAACAggtctataactcacatttctatgtgaatttggtcaggtcgcccagaAAGTTACATATGGCAGCTTTAAAATGCATTTTACTCTGTGctctgtgttgttcaatgtaaaTGACAGCACAGGGGGAAATTATCTTTATCACTTGAGTAAGGCTAAATCAGTGAAGCTGACAAATGCCTAATGGTAAGACTGAAATGACCCGAGACTGAACGGGAAAGGCATCATCACATGCTTGGATTTATGGCTTCTGTTgaacacacaggacagacacaAAAAGGACAGGCTCAAACAGACAACCTGCAAAAATCTTTACAACGAGAATGTATGTCTGTTTGTTCTCAATGGCTGAAGCCTTGTGTATACACAGGGTGGATGGAGTAAGATGACGTCAAAGGAAAATAATGAGCCTCAATTGAGATATGTCAACTGTGAGGAATTACACTGTGTTGCTTTGATCATGTCATTTAGAATGTGGCATTGAGACATTACAGTGCCTTGACAGTAGTGCTGATGGGAAACGGAACATACATCCAACACAATAGGAGGCACATAACCCAAACATAATAAATTAAGCCTTACAAATGAAAGCCCCTCCCTGACCACTTACTCCTCAAATAAAAATATGAAAGATAACCAAGGAAGCGGTTTGTGCAGGAAGCAGGATGAAAAAAAGCATTCCATTTATTAAAACGGATTCAAAAACGATTAAGCTTAATTTCATGTTAATGAACAGCACTCCAACAAACGCAGCAAAGCAACACATAATAACAAGACTATTTATGGTATATCCTATATACATGGATTTATAAATAAGTTGATCTCCCTCAACACTCTCAATAACAATCAGTGCCTGCTGATGTCTCCTGCTGTAGTCTTTCAGGTAGCCATGTGACAGCTCTCCACGTGTCAGTCACACCACTCTGACTCTGTTGAGCGCCgttcacagttcacacacacCTCAAGGGGTATCCTCCAGTATAGTCCACAAGGGAAAACAACGGCCTTGCTTGTATGTATAAGTTCAGTGTATATTCCCCTCTTGTCCTTTTTTATTTTACATGTTTGTATATCAGAGGGCTCAGAGTTGTTTTCAATGCTTAGAGTGCAGATGAATATGTGCAATTGACGGCAGCAGTATTACACAAGTCCTTGCCCTTCTCCTCACCCCACGTCTCCTTCTGGATGGTGCATGGAGGGATGTTGATGCTTGTAGATGCTTTTTTCTCATAGCAGGTGTGATGGCACCATGTTGGACTCATCTGCGAATCTGTAATAATAATCACCATTGAGTTCAATGAAATCAGACATGGACACAAACAGTGCAAGATCCTATTGACAAAAGAGACACAAAACTAACAAGTAAATGCAGTGCTACTTTAAACCCAAGCTGTCCCATGTATGTGTCTATATTGAGCTGAAACACACTCTATCACATGTTGAGCAGGACGTCAGCTACAGCAATAATGGGCtgtggaatcaaatcaaatcaaattttatttgtcacatacacatggttagcagatgttaatgcgagtgtagcgaaatgcttgtgcttctagttccgacaatgcagtaataacgagcaagtaatctaactaacaattccaaaaaaaaactactgtcttatacacagtgtaaggggataaagaatatgtacataaggatatatgaatgagtgatggtacagagcagcataggcaagatacagtagatgatatcgagtacagtatatacatatgagataagtatgtaaaccaagtggcatagttaaagtggctagtgatacatgtattacataaggatgcagtcgatgatatagagtacagtatcaacgtatgcatatgagatgaacaatgtagggtaagtaacattatataataCATTAGACAGACAGGAGGATAGACCAGCTAACTGCCCTTTCTCCTCTCTGAGCACTGCATGGCTGTTTCATTGCCAGCAATCAGCAGAGGGCACTTTAATAATACATAAGGACAAACTGTGGTCTGACAATGGCGGTTTTGCATTGTTTTCAGACCGAGTCTCtgacctctacactatactgCACTTCGTAAACTGTAGTATTCTCAATAACACACATTGTCATCCTCAGATTAATTGACCACACAATTCCTTGTTTCTCTTATTATAAAACATGATTTTGAttatatgatacagtatgtacaacCTTATGACATTTCCAATACTTGGGTATTGAATTCAATGCTGCATGATCACTGCTCCACTCACCTTTAAACACTTTAGGCCCTATACCAGCCCATCGTACAGTGACAGTGCCTGCACAATGGAGGGGTCTGCCTTGGAACCCTCCTGAAACTCCTGCAGGGTCAACTTGCCATCAGCATTCTGGAATAAGAACACAGGAGAAGATATAGCACAACGGAACAGCATCTCTATCGCAGATCAGGCCGCTTTTACTCTATCTTACCAGTAGGGGGCAAACAAATCATgagtaaatgtttttattttttatttaacctttatttaactaggcaagtcagttaagaacaaactattatttacaatgacggcctaccccggccaaaccctcccctaacccggacgacgctgggccaattgcgcgccgtcctatgggacggccggttgtcatacagcctgggatcgaacccgggtctgtattgacgcctctagcactgcgatgcaatgccttagacctctgtgccACTCTGTCCCCATTAATGTAATATACCAGGGCCTTTTCTACATGGCTTGGCTGATCTAGTTCAGTGCACTTGAATGGTCAGCTCACTTCCCTCCGCCCAAACAAATGACTGAGCAACTGATGCTGTGCTCTGAAGCCAGTCCTATCGGCCTGATCCTTGCACTGGGTATGGAACTGACAAACATGCCCAGGCAGGCTCCATCTCATCTTTCACTGAGCCAAGGACGAGGAGGGCCTgagtgagctgagtgggcattagCACTGggctgtggtggtggagggggtatCTGTGGTGTTTATAGACTGCAGGAATTGTTAGTGATGCTGGGATGGCTACGGCTAAGAGGTCTAAACTCTAGACGGCCCACCTCACTGCACTACAGTACAGGGACACAGTAGGAACACAATACACATGGTATTTTCTGTGGAGTTGCTAGTCAGCTCATTACAATAGTCCTGCCACTGACTTGAGAAACAAAGTGATCTATAAGTTGTACAACTAAGAGCAAAATAGCTATCAACAAATAGTTACATATTTCTATCTTCACCCATGGTGGTGGTTTTGGGTACTACAGTGTTTTATTTGTGGAATAGAGGTATACCTTGTCCATCATGGAAAAAATACGGTCCACTCTCTTCTCAGGTGTATTCTCTTCTTCTGGTAACTCTACAGTGTTCCCCTGGAACACAAAGGCAAATATATTGTCTTGCAATATTTCAGGTCAATGtaaaatactgtatgtgaatTCTACCATTAGCCTTTTTGACACTGGAACATTTTGGTATTGTATAACTTACCACCATCAGATATATGGCATCTACGATGTTTAACATCTCATCTCGTGTGACGTAGCCATCGTTATCAAGATCATACAATTTGAAAGCCCCTAaatacagcaacaacaaaaaaacagatggTGAAGGCCCAGTACTGATTGTAAATAAAGTAGTTTTGGGATTGTGTACAGGTAGACGGGGATGGATGAATGTATGTAGCCTTGACCTTTTACTCAGGTATTAAACATGAGTGGCTGTATGTGGGGGAGTGGAGTGGGATGAGAGTTTTGAGATAGAATGAACCCCCACAGAGTTAGAACTATTTCTCCCAAATATTTTCTAAAGGTAATCCAAACCCAGGGCCCACATCGTAGGCAACACCATTGAAACAATACTTAAAAATCTCTTATTTGTAGTCTTCTGTGAGcctgtctttttgttctgtacatGCATAACAATACGATCACAAAGACTCAGGTCCTGTCACTGAAATGTCAACGTGCACTGCCTGATGTGAAGGGGTCATCTCTCCTTACATCTGAGCTTCTCATCCAGTGTCCCCCGCGAAGTCACTGACAGGGCCTGGATGAACTCTGAAAACTCTATGTGTCCATCCTattcaataacacacacacacagagagagggggggggggttagacATGAGACAAATATCTTCTTTCACACTAACTCCCCTAAACACTTTGTTTGGTCTACTGCTGTAAAGTGGGCAGACTTGTGCTCCATGTCTGCTGCTATTTCTGCTCTGCACCTGGCTCTCCCGAGGCTAAAGTATGTCAACACTGGTCATTAGCAAGATGGATGCATGCTGCcaggtacactatatatatataaaagtatgtggacaccccttcaaattagtggattcggctgtttcagccacacctgttgctgacaggtgtctaAAATCGAGCTcaccatgcaatctctatagacaaacactgtcagtagaatggccttactgaagagctcagtgacattcaacgtggcatcgtcataggatgccacctttccaacaagtcagttcgtaaaatttctgccctgttaaaGCTGCCtcgttcaactgtaagtgctgttattgtgaagtggaaacgtctaggagcaacaacggttcagccgcaaagtggtaggccacacaagctcacagaacgggactgccgagtgctgaagcgtgtaaaaacaTCAGTcgtcggttgcaacactcactaccgagtttcaaactgcctctggaagcaatgtcagcacaataactgttcgtcgggagcttcacaaaatgggtttccatgaccgagcagccgcacataagcctaagatcaccaagcgcaatgcCAAacgtcgactggagtggtgtaaagctcaccgcattggactctggagcagtgggaacatgttctctggagtgttgaatcatgcttcaccatctgacagtccgatggacaaatctgggtttggttggttccaggagaactctacctgtcccaatgcatagtgccaactgtaaagtttgggggaggagaaataatggtcctgggctgttttccatggttcgggctaggacccttagttccagtgaagggaaatcttaacgctacagtatacaatgtcGTTCTAGATAATTCTGTGCCTctaactttgtggaaacagttaaagcatgacaatgcccccgtgcacaaagtgaggtccatacagaaatgttttttcgagatcggtgtggaagaacttgactggcctgcacagagccctgacctcaaccccattgaacaccattgggatgaattggaatgccgactgcgagccaggcctaatcgcccaacctcactaatgctctcgtggctgaatgaaagcaagttgccacagcaatgttacaacattcagtggaaagccttcccagaagagtggaggctgttattacagcttttatttgacctttatttaactaggcaagtcagttaagaacaaattcttattttcaatgatggcctaggaacagtgggttaactgcctgttcaggggcagaacgacagatctgtaccttgtcagctcgggattcgaacttgcaacctttcggttcctagcccaaccactaggctaccctgccgcccatgattttggaatgagatgttccatgagcaggtgtccacatacttttggtaagaTCTTTTGGTAGCCTAACTACAGATGGATTAGAATCTACTATTTGCAACAGAAACCATTTGTTTTTCCAAACTTTGTTTTTCCCTTCATTGTATTTTGGAATATTGCGAAACAATCAGCTGTTTGATATTTGCCAAAAATTTGCCAAAATGCAGCGAGCATCCTGACTGTATGCACTTGTGATTACATACAATACACAGCAATGCCTGCTACTACATGATAATGAGAAGAAGGGAACAACATATTTATTTTCAAGATACCAGTAGACCTTTTCTGATTTGATTTTCATGAGATATTGTTGTAGGCAAAATTACATCCTAGGATACATACCCCAGACCTGAGCCAGGCCTGCTAAAGGAGAGATATGGGATCTGAGACACAACAACAGCATTTTACGGACTCTCAGACTGATTCTATCTCCACCAGACAAgggaccagccagccagccagctgatgTAAAACAGACATTGAACTGAAAAATTACACTGATTACAAATACTATTAGAACCACTGCATTCTCTCTAACTACAGGGTGCTTAGCACAAATTAAACTCATAAACATCCGAACCAGTGTGTGGCTATGGCCGCCAGGGGTCATCGACCAGCCTGTGAGGGCTGCTCTTAACAACACAACAGATGACCTTGATAACTAAACGAGGATGCTGCTTTATGAATGATTAATATTGAATATTGATAACATAATGCCAGGCTGCACTAGCATGTTTCATTaacaagccacacacacacacaacgtttgGGGTTCCTCTCAAAGCCTACAGACCATGGGGATGAAACAAGAATTGCAATGCCTTGTTGTGAATTACAAAAACCTTTGTTCAAAGTCCATTTCCCTCTCATTTCCAGGAACCTCTGACATGTGCTTTGTCAACCCATCTCACCTCTGATTGATCCCACAAAAGGGACCCTTTCTGCGTTCAGATTCCACTTCTGATTAGAGACCGTTACACAGTGCTATGACCCTCAAGGCACCACAGAGACTGGAAACTGTTAGATCATCACGGAgtaatctcacccatctaccaGAAACAGCATCCTAAACCTTTTTACTATACAGTATGTACGCATTTACTCACCTAACATGACAGTGACTGAAATGTAATTAAAATCACAGAAAAAGCACATTGTAATTGTATGGAGGTacaaataataaaaacatttaaacctTGTTTTCATCAAAGACGTTGAAGACAAAAGAAGCAAACTTGGTGGGGTCACCAAAAGGGAAGAACTGCTTGTAGATCTTTTGAAAGCCCACTGCATCCAGCTGACCACTTGGACAGTCCTTAATAAAGCCTTTGTACCTGCAGgagatgatgataatgatgagaGAGGAAGGCAAAGAGAACACAAGAGAAAGTTAACATGATAGGGATACAATTAGCCTATTGAATATAATATGAAATTGTTCAATAACACTGAGCTTCAGATGCAGCTCTTCACAGGCAAGCAGCGTTGATCTAGTTTAAAACAGCATGTTGTATAAAAAGGTTTAACCCAAAGCTATTTATCTTGCTAGCAGATAAGATAATGTCTCTAATCAAATATAATAGGCAGAGGGAGTTTAATTAAAATCAAATTACTTTCTTGTCTTTTGATAATGTGCATAAATGATAAATCAATCTGTGAGCTTCTAGCCTCTAGAGATGAGATGATATGTCCAGAATGACATAACACCACAGCTATTTATAGAACCAATTTCAAGCCTCGTCACTCAAAGGTACAGTCTTGTTGTACAACTCAATAAAGAAACAGTGTTATCAGAGTAAAATAACAAGCCTTTAATGGGTCTGtacagagagggagacggagagggagattCGAAGAAGGAATCAGAGATGGGTAGGCTAGTTTAAGGTGTAtatttctctctccatcgctctctggTAAAAGCATGGGGGTATTATCAGTTTGGTGGACTAAAATGTGCATTCACATGACGTCTGACCCAGTGTTAGACAGTGATGTTCAGAGGTAGACAGGTCTTTTGTGAGTTCCCATAACTTCCCATGTCTCTGTGTGATTGACAACAGACAGACTGGTCCTGATGAGGATCTGCTGTAATGAAGGCCAGACTGAGAGGAATGAAGAATGAAGCCAGGACAGATCCTCCCTACACTCACTCCTTCCTTTGGCTCCTCACTCTGAAACTCATATTTTTAATCTGCCTCGCAGATAAAGCACACTCCTGCTAAACCTAGaataggacagacagacacagagaatcTCTGGGCTGAGAAAATTTTGAAGAGAAGGCCATAATCCTCCTATTTGCATATCCAGATGTGGAGATATGCAGAGGAAACGAAAGCCCATTGAAGAACAATGAGGAATCAAGTCTAATTGCCGTTCAGCGGGCAGGTAATACAAAGCACATCATAATCCAAATATGACCCATTTCAAGTGAAATAGATTTTGTCTGACTCATTTGTGAAATTCCCATTGTCTCTGTGAGAGGGAAATCGTTTCAGTACTGTATATTCATTGGGGGACTCATGCAAAAACAGGCTAGTGCAAAAACACACAGGCCTTTAGATTCAATCAGTTGCTTAGTAACCATTGACTAGTAATTGGGCAGGATGATCCCAATCTAACTAAATGTGAAGCATCTTTCTCTAGTTTGATGTGACCCTGGCTAACTCACTAGCATATGTGCAGTTGTGCATGGACATGTAGCCTAGCTCCTAGGCCTTTCAGGATAATTGTGCTTACTCACATGAAAATAGCCTAAACCAGTAGACCAGTGACTTTATGTCATAGTTAGTGAGGCAACCTGGAGATATATTGTACATGACTGGCAGCTTTCTACCAACACGCTGTAATCTGTCATCATGGTGGATGGCTATAAACAGTGTTGTGGACAAGGCTATTTAGCTACTTTCCCTTGTTGTTGTCCAGTTGGCAGGGATACTTGGCTATGTCCCTGTGTTATTGATTGCAGGTGAGCACTAAGCATGCTAATGACATTTCATGACATTTCCCCCTGAATAGATTAGCATTGATCAATATGGAGGAGACATTTAACAGTACCAGCATTTATCTAAGAGTTTCGAAAACCCGACCGTAGGCAACAGAGTGACTAGGGTCTGGTTTCAATGACGGACTCTCGTCACTGCCTACGTCACTACTTTATCTGCTTGAACAAAATACTAAATAGTAGCTAGCAAGATGGAGATCACAGAGGTTATTTTTAATGTGTGCATTTCGCAAGTGGCTAGTTTGCATCAACTACCTTAACTAAAACCACTGCAAAGGCTTTGCTTGCAAACTTTGGTTTTCAATCGCGGCATTCTGGCATGTCTGCCTCGAGATTTTTGGGGGGAGCCCCcagatgtattattattttttcttatCAACTGAGGCAGTGATGTAGTTCCTCTATGCCAAAAGAGTTCATCATTGAAACCCTAGTCAATGTGTTGCCTAGGGTTGTGTTTAAGAGTCTATTTATCTAACCTTGCTATTTATTCTATGTCTGTTAGTGGCTCCTCCACTAATTACACACCATCTGGCATTTCCCCTGTTTAAATTGCCTCTCATCTTTCACACTCAACCATGGTGATTGCAGCTGATCTTCCATTGAGGAGTCATGTAACGTTTTATGTAAAAGAATGGATGGAAGTCTGACTGACTTGGATGGAGTGCACAGCCAGGGTGTTATACTGCCCCAGTGCACCCAGGCAGCCCCTGAGACTGGCCGACTC
This window of the Oncorhynchus tshawytscha isolate Ot180627B linkage group LG12, Otsh_v2.0, whole genome shotgun sequence genome carries:
- the LOC112262980 gene encoding neuronal calcium sensor 1; protein product: MGKSNSKLKQEVVEELTRKTYFTEKEVQQWYKGFIKDCPSGQLDAVGFQKIYKQFFPFGDPTKFASFVFNVFDENKDGHIEFSEFIQALSVTSRGTLDEKLRWAFKLYDLDNDGYVTRDEMLNIVDAIYLMVGNTVELPEEENTPEKRVDRIFSMMDKNADGKLTLQEFQEGSKADPSIVQALSLYDGLV